The Primulina huaijiensis isolate GDHJ02 chromosome 17, ASM1229523v2, whole genome shotgun sequence genome window below encodes:
- the LOC140962723 gene encoding ethylene-responsive transcription factor ERF043-like: MANRHWDSFGLEQSSHQVQSSAVKRSRASDGSSEQLGGGRKSVSKHPVYRGVRMRAWGKWVSEIRQPKKRSRIWLGTFASPEMAARAHDVAALAIKGDSAILNFPETAHMLPRPVTRSPPDVQAAATKAAHMENLHLHLHHSRSRSEERSLASSSSTTSLITLSSTSEETDELGEIVELPILGTSLEYSVETAGDFVLEDDLEWDFYSNPSLQSFGDRGGFFGENNNNFMENYDKMSLNFDDLLWNHCR, translated from the coding sequence ATGGCGAATCGACACTGGGATTCGTTCGGGCTTGAGCAAAGCTCTCACCAAGTGCAGTCGAGTGCTGTGAAGAGAAGCAGAGCGAGTGATGGGAGCTCGGAGCAGCTGGGAGGGGGAAGAAAGAGTGTCAGCAAGCATCCTGTGTATAGAGGAGTGCGAATGCGGGCCTGGGGGAAGTGGGTTTCGGAAATCCGGCAGCCGAAGAAGAGGTCTCGAATCTGGTTGGGGACCTTCGCCAGCCCGGAAATGGCAGCACGTGCCCACGACGTTGCTGCCCTGGCTATCAAGGGGGATTCCGCCATCCTCAACTTCCCGGAGACAGCTCACATGTTACCCCGCCCGGTCACTCGCTCCCCGCCGGACGTACAGGCCGCGGCTACCAAGGCTGCTCACATGGAgaacctccacctccacctgcACCACAGCCGTAGCCGTAGCGAGGAGCGGTCTTTGGCGTCGTCTTCATCGACTACGTCGTTGATTACGCTGTCCTCGACGTCGGAGGAGACGGATGAGCTAGGCGAGATAGTGGAGCTGCCGATTCTTGGCACGAGCTTGGAGTACTCGGTGGAGACTGCGGGTGACTTCGTGTTGGAGGATGATTTGGAGTGGGATTTTTACAGCAACCCATCCCTGCAGAGTTTTGGAGACCGTGGGGGTTTCTTCggggaaaataataataattttatggaaaattatgACAAGATGTCCCTGAATTTTGACGACTTGTTATGGAATCATTGTCGGTGA
- the LOC140962721 gene encoding uncharacterized protein yields MDKCNMESTDKVEIAKQAIKEIMEEHQVSEHKPTAKELVVQLLSQLASLQEEGVEKLCPEVDGTGEKPKEQWDSLQEEDDEWDPLQEEGFEKWCPEVDETGEKPKEELDSSQEEYVERLSPGVDKAKEEEKRKEQLDSLQEEGVVKSSPEVDKTEEIIKEVRHVKRQNLITHCLVSTMILLTVAWQISEVSLLLKVKSGLKNPFNFFSGIVKGIILKGARTEGDGEQSSEKQKPVSTPPLIKLPDLHLLDLPIFDSSDGE; encoded by the exons atgGATAAATGTAATATGGAGTCAACCGATAAGGTGGAGATAGCAAAGCAAGCAATTAAAGAGATAATGGAGGAGCATCAAGTCTCCGAGCACAAACCCACTGCCAAAGAACTTGTCGTCCAGCTGCTTTCTCAG TTAGCTTCATTGCAAGAAGAAGGTGTTGAGAAATTGTGTCCAGAAGTGGATGGAACAGGAGAGAAGCCAAAAGAACAGTGGGATTCATTgcaagaagaagatgatgagtGGGATCCTTTGCAAGAAGAAGGTTTTGAGAAATGGTGTCCAGAAGTGGATGAAACAGGAGAGAAGCCAAAAGAAGAGTTGGATTCATCGCAAGAAGAATATGTTGAGAGATTGAGTCCAGGAGTGGATAAAGCAAAAGAGGAAGAGAAGCGAAAAGAACAGTTGGATTCATTGCAAGAAGAGGGTGTGGTGAAATCGAGTCCGGAAGTGGATAAAACAGAAGAGATAATCAAAGAGGTGAGGCATGTGAAGAGGCAGAATCTGATCACTCACTGCCTTGTGTCAACCATGATACTGCTCACTGTGGCTTGGCAAATATCAGAGGTGTCTCTGCTATTGAAAGTCAAAAGTGGATTGAAAAACCCTTTTAATTTCTTTAGTGGAATCGTAAAAGGTATAATCTTGAAAGGGGCCAGAACCGAAGGCGACGGCGAACAGTCGTCTGAAAAGCAAAAACCTGTCAGCACACCCCCCTTGATCAAACTTCCTGATCTTCACCTGTTGGATTTGCCAATTTTCGATTCTAGTGATGGAGAATGA
- the LOC140963101 gene encoding E3 ubiquitin-protein ligase ATL42-like — MNQFIMIKFLLLLHFIFLIFIIDVKAQVPQSPPDSNNFQPSLPLVMGFLSMMFVLTFLLLLYAKFCHGGPNVRSASLRIRDGLFRSRSSASGVDKAVVESLPFFRFSSLRGSRDGLECSVCLSKFEDVEILRLLPKCKHAFHIDCIDQWLEKHSTCPICRRKISPEDVSELPYSNSLRFLRSQSGEVRDESNLELYVQREQSGLGSSRFSIGRSLRWFSNRGTKEGELPAQQSVDSDQFKKRFHRFNHRVVGYSHVVFKNRWSNLSSSDLVFLNSEFLNDASSARFMSKKSMKLEEIQKENDQMMSTINQTAGHSFLKFPGLPTTSDSSKNLEFGSNCPYHIDKRSMSEIVVHPRYPEFKDNTDSFLVENSDSERVRRLWIPIARKTVQWLTNRESRPPNPQGQ, encoded by the coding sequence ATGAATCAATTCATCATGATCaaatttcttctcctcctccatttcattttcttgatcttcataaTTGATGTTAAAGCACAAGTGCCACAAAGTCCACCAGATTCAAACAACTTCCAACCAAGTCTGCCACTTGTAATGGGTTTTCTGTCCATGATGTTTGTTCTAACGTTTCTTCTCCTTCTTTATGCCAAATTCTGCCACGGGGGGCCGAATGTTCGGAGCGCGAGCCTGCGGATTCGAGATGGGCTGTTCCGGTCGAGGTCTAGTGCATCCGGGGTCGACAAAGCAGTGGTAGAATCACTCCCTTTCTTCAGGTTTTCCTCTCTAAGGGGATCGCGGGACGGGCTGGAATGCTCGGTTTGTTTGTCGAAATTCGAAGACGTTGAGATCCTTCGATTGCTGCCAAAGTGTAAGCATGCTTTTCATATCGATTGTATCGACCAGTGGCTGGAAAAGCACTCGACCTGCCCCATTTGCAGGCGAAAGATTAGTCCAGAAGACGTTTCCGAGTTGCCATATTCGAATAGTCTAAGGTTTTTGAGGAGCCAATCTGGTGAGGTCAGAGATGAATCCAATTTGGAGCTCTATGTTCAGAGAGAACAAAGTGGCCTTGGATCTTCAAGATTTAGCATTGGTAGGAGCTTAAGATGGTTCTCTAATAGGGGTACAAAAGAAGGCGAATTACCAGCACAACAAAGTGTCGATTCGGATCAATTCAAGAAAAGGTTCCACAGATTCAACCACAGGGTTGTCGGTTATTCACATGTTGTTTTCAAGAATCGTTGGAGCAACCTGAGCTCTTCCGACCTCGTGTTCTTGAATTCGGAGTTTCTCAACGATGCATCGAGTGCAAGATTTATGAGTAAGAAGTCCATGAAACTCGAGGAAATTCAGAAGGAAAATGATCAGATGATGAGTACTATCAACCAAACAGCTGGACACAGTTTCTTGAAATTTCCAGGCCTTCCTACAACCTCAGATTCGTCAAAGAATCTTGAGTTCGGATCAAACTGTCCCTATCACATTGACAAGAGATCCATGTCCGAGATAGTAGTTCATCCAAGATACCCAGAATTTAAGGATAATACAGATtcatttcttgttgaaaatagCGACTCGGAAAGAGTAAGGAGGCTTTGGATACCGATTGCAAGAAAGACAGTGCAGTGGCTTACAAATAGAGAATCAAGGCCTCCAAATCCTCAAGGCCAGTAA
- the LOC140962986 gene encoding sugar transport protein 14 yields MAGGGVMDSNTGARAHLYEYRITSYFIFACIVGSMGGSLFGYDLGVSGGVTSMDDFLKEFFPHVYIRKQEHLTETDYCKYDNQILTLFTSSLYIAALISTFGASYVTRNKGRRISIICGSISFFAGAILNASAQNILMLIIGRLLLGVGIGFGNQAVPLYLSEMAPAKIRGAVNQLFQLTTCLGIWVANFVNYGVERIHPWGWRLSLGLAAVPATLMFVGGLFLPETPNSLVEQGKLEEGRKVLERVRGTPKVDAEFQDLIDASRAAKAIKHPFRNLLLRKNRPQLVLGALGIPAFQQLTGMNSILFYAPVFFQTLGFGSGTSLYSSVITSSALVVATLISMFLVDKFGRRKFFLEAGCELFLCSVATAITLALEFGQGKMLPKGTGIFLVIVICIFVLAYGRSWGPLGWLVPSELFPLETRSAGQSMVVCVNMIFTALIAQCFLAALCHLKYGIFLVFAGLIFIMSSFIYFLLPETKQVPIEEIHLLYQSHWFWKRFCEPEGRAAAELPGHSV; encoded by the exons ATGGCTGGCGGAGGGGTTATGGATTCCAATACGGGAGCAAGAGCTCATCTTTATGAATACAGAATCACCTCTTATTTCATTTTTGCTTGCATTGTTGGGTCTATGGGGGGTTCTTTGTTTGGCTATGATCTTGGCGTTTCTG GTGGAGTGACTTCCATGGATGATTTTCTCAAGGAATTTTTCCCGCATGTATATATAAGAAAACAAGAACATCTTACAGAAACAGATTACTGTAAATATGATAATCAGATATTGACTCTCTTTACATCATCTCTCTACATCGCGGCATTGATTTCCACCTTCGGAGCATCCTATGTGACCCGAAACAAAGGTAGACGAATCAGTATCATTTGTGGATCCATTAGTTTTTTTGCAGGAGCAATCCTAAATGCTTCAGCACAAAACATCTTAATGCTGATCATCGGTAGGTTACTTCTTGGTGTCGGCATTGGATTCGGCAACCAA GCGGTCCCTTTGTATCTTTCGGAAATGGCTCCAGCTAAGATCCGTGGAGCTGTTAACCAGCTGTTTCAACTTACAACTTGTTTGGGAATTTGGGTAGCTAATTTTGTTAATTATGGGGTTGAAAGAATCCATCCATGGGGGTGGCGATTGTCGCTCGGTTTAGCTGCAGTCCCGGCTACACTCATGTTTGTTGGTGGGCTTTTCTTGCCTGAAACCCCAAATAGTCTCGTTGAACAGGGAAAATTGGAAGAAGGGAGGAAAGTCTTGGAGAGAGTTAGAGGAACCCCGAAAGTCGATGCCGAGTTTCAAGACCTTATTGATGCTAGTCGAGCTGCCAAAGCCATAAAGCATCCATTTAGGAATCTTCTGCTGCGAAAAAACCGACCCCAATTGGTGCTTGGTGCTCTAGGAATTCCGGCATTCCAGCAACTTACTGGCATGAACTCGATTCTCTTCTATGCCCCAGTCTTTTTCCAGACCTTGGGATTCGGCTCAGGCACATCCCTGTACTCTTCAGTGATTACTAGTTCAGCTCTGGTTGTGGCTACACTGATATCTATGTTTCTGGTCGACAAATTCGGCAGACGAAAATTCTTTCTGGAAGCGGGATGCGAACTGTTCCTTTGCTCG GTTGCCACTGCCATAACTTTGGCTCTAGAGTTTGGACAAGGCAAAATGCTGCCTAAAGGAACCGGTATCTTCCTTGTGATCGTGATATGCATATTCGTGCTCGCTTACGGAAGATCTTGGGGACCTTTGGGCTGGTTGGTCCCGAGCGAACTCTTTCCACTCGAGACAAGATCGGCTGGACAAAGCATGGTCGTCTGTGTTAACATGATCTTCACTGCATTGATCGCGCAGTGTTTCCTTGCTGCTTTGTGCCACCTCAAATATGGGATCTTCCTAGTATTCGCAGGCTTGATTTTTATCATGAGCAGCTTCATTTACTTCCTATTGCCCGAAACGAAGCAGGTTCCCATTGAGGAGATTCATTTGCTGTATCAGAGTCACTGGTTCTGGAAGAGATTCTGTGAACCGGAGGGGAGGGCAGCAGCTGAGTTGCCTGGACATAGTGTTTAG
- the LOC140963084 gene encoding probable glycosyltransferase At3g07620 produces MDSSIKISTLLQFEKRRWLFLVGLVALTHLFCQSLMLPYGNALLSLFPDAKNNEVVNESESFKQSSVNMGIVNDYKEVDTPNLYNESQLVTKGGTSNSYKAGGDIEEENGPKEKDQEMKIKLALDDADMDDDFDFEDETLDDENIDTEEFMMQNDTLLRIGPGESRHNLSLARVKKGSSGSITVDADTKKIEETTSNDGFTNLSLVLVTPATVLLNNSIVSKNMEFDGRKANGSALDVSSDRTGKVSISKPAKKKLRCDMPPKTVTTLDEMQSILLRNRARSRASKPRWSSERDQEILAAKLGIENAPAFKNDRELYAPLFRNISMFRRSYELMESVLKVYVYKEGEKPIFHQPILKGLYASEGWFMKLMEGNKNFAVKDPRKAHLFYMPFSTRMLEHSLYVRNSHNRTNLRQYLKNYSEKIAAKYRFWNRTGGADHFLVACHDWAPYETRHHMEYCIKALCNADVTTGFKIGRDVSLPETYVRSARNPLRDLGGKPPSQRPTLAFYAGNMHGYLRPILLEYWKDKESDMKIFGPMPSGVESKMNYIQHMKSSKYCICPKGYEVNSPRVVEAIFYECVPVIISDNFVPPFFEVLNWDAFSVILAEKDIPNLRNILVSIPEKKFLELQLGVRRVQQHFLWHPKPLKYDLFHMTLHSIWYNRVFQMKLR; encoded by the exons ATGGATAGTTCAATTAAAATCTCAACACTACTTCAATTTGAGAAAAGGAGATGGCTTTTCTTGGTGGGTTTGGTTGCTTTAACTCATTTATTTTGTCAGTCTTTGATGCTACCATATGGGAATGCTCTTCTTTCGCTGTTTCCGGATGCTAAGAATAATGAAGTTGTTAATGAAAGTGAATCATTTAAGCAATCTTCTGTTAATATGGGGATTGTGAATGACTATAAAGAGGTTGACACCCCAAACTTGTATAATGAATCTCAGTTGGTGACAAAAGGGGGGACTAGTAACAGTTACAAGGCGGGCGGAGATATCGAGGAGGAAAATGGGCCGAAGGAAAAAGACCAGGAAATGAAGATAAAACTTGCTTTAGATGATGCTGACATGGATGACGATTTTGATTTTGAGGATGAAACTTTAGATGATGAAAATATAGACACCGAAGAGTTCATGATGCAGAATGATACACTTCTACGAATAGGGCCAGGTGAATCTAGGCATAACTTATCACTTGCTCGGGTTAAGAAAGGAAGTTCAGGAAGTATTACAGTTGATGCTGATACAAAAAAGATAGAAGAAACAACTTCAAATGATGGTTTTACTAATTTATCACTTGTATTAGTCACACCAGCTACAGTTTTGTTGAATAATTCCATAGTTTCAAAGAATATGGAATTTGACGGTAGGAAAGCCAATGGTTCTGCCCTAGATGTATCATCTGATAGAACTGGGAAAGTATCAATAAGTAAGCCTGCTAAGAAGAAGCTGAGGTGTGATATGCCACCTAAAACAGTGACAACACTAGATGAGATGCAAAGCATACTACTTCGCAATCGTGCCCGTTCACGGGCCAGT AAGCCAAGATGGTCATCTGAGCGTGACCAGGAAATTTTGGCAGCCAAGTTGGGAATTGAAAATGCACCAGCTTTCAAGAATGATAGGGAGCTTTATGCTCCTCTATTTCGAAACATTTCTATGTTCAGAAG GAGCTATGAACTCATGGAAAGCGTACTCAAAGTATATGTATACAAGGAAGGTGAAAAACCAATCTTTCATCAACCAATACTTAAGGGATTGTACGCATCTGAGGGATGGTTCATGAAACTGATGGAAGGAAATAAGAATTTTGCTGTGAAAGATCCAAGAAAAGCTCATCTTTTCTATATGCCATTCAGTACACGAATGCTAGAACATTCACTTTATGTGCGAAATTCCCATAACCGAACAAACCTTCGTCAATATTTGAAGAATTATTCTGAAAAAATTGCTGCAAAATACCGTTTTTGGAACAGAACTGGTGGAGCAGACCATTTTCTTGTTGCCTGCCATGATTGG GCTCCATATGAGACAAGGCACCACATGGAATACTGCATTAAAGCCCTATGTAATGCCGATGTAACAACAGGCTTCAAAATAGGAAGGGATGTCTCTCTTCCAGAAACATATGTCCGTTCAGCTAGAAATCCACTTCGAGATCTTGGAGGAAAGCCACCATCTCAGAGGCCCACTCTTGCCTTTTATGCTGGAAATATGCACGGGTATCTGCGTCCTATCTTACTCGAGTACTGGAAAGATAAGGAGTCTGATATGAAAATATTTGGTCCCATGCCATCAGGTGTGGAGAGCAAAATGAATTATATACAGCATATGAAAAGCAGCAAATACTGCATTTGCCCGAAAGGTTATGAAGTCAACAGCCCAAGAGTGGTCGAAGCCATCTTCTACGAGTGTGTACCTGTCATCATATCGGATAATTTTGTCCCGCCTTTCTTTGAAGTTTTGAATTGGGATGCGTTTTCAGTCATTCTCGCAGAGAAAGATATCCCGAATTTGAGAAACATACTAGTTTCCATACCGGAAAAGAAGTTTCTTGAGTTGCAACTTGGTGTCCGTAGAGTTCAACAACACTTTCTGTGGCACCCTAAGCCTCTGAAGTACGATTTATTCCACATGACCCTCCATTCAATCTGGTATAATCGAGTTTTTCAAATGAAATTGAGATAA
- the LOC140963511 gene encoding E3 ubiquitin-protein ligase ATL42-like, with the protein MIKLFLLLHLIFLIFMIDVRAQILQNSRESSNFKPSVALVIGFLSATFFLTFLLLLYAKFCHRRANVPNANLRVRVRDGLFRLSSSATGVDKAVIESLPSFRFSSMRGSRDGLECSVCLSKFKDVEILRLLPKCKHAFHIGCIDQWLEKHSTCPLCRRKISQEDVSELPCTNSLRSSRSPSGEVRDESNFEFYAQREESGLGSSRFSIGRSFMLWSQSGTRGCELPARRSVDSDQFKKRFHRFNHRVDGYSDVIFKNRWSNVSSSDLLLLNSEFLKDASSARFMSDNSMEVEEIQKENDQMMSTINQTAGHSFLKFPGVPTTSDSSKNLEFGSNCPYHIDKRSMSEILVHPRFTEFEDNTDSFLVENSESERIRRLWIPIARKTVQWFTSRESNPQGQQIYDYYKHETT; encoded by the coding sequence ATGATCAAATTATTTCTCCTTCTCcatctcattttcttgattttcatgATTGATGTTAGAGCACAAATACTACAGAATTCACGAGAATCAAGCAATTTTAAGCCAAGTGTAGCTCTTGTGATCGGTTTTCTGTCGGCCACATTTTTTCTAACATTTCTTCTCCTTCTCTATGCCAAATTCTGCCACCGTAGGGCGAATGTTCCGAACGCAAACCTACGGGTTCGCGTCCGAGATGGGCTGTTTCGATTGAGTTCTAGTGCAACAGGGGTCGATAAAGCAGTGATAGAATCACTCCCATCCTTCAGATTTTCTTCTATGAGGGGATCGCGGGACGGGCTCGAATGCTCGGTTTGTTTGTCGAAATTCAAAGATGTTGAGATTCTTCGGTTGCTGCCAAAATGTAAGCATGCTTTTCATATTGGTTGTATCGACCAGTGGCTCGAAAAACACTCGACCTGCCCCCTTTGTAGGAGAAAGATCAGTCAAGAAGACGTTTCCGAGTTGCCATGTACGAATAGTTTAAGGTCTTCGAGGAGCCCATCGGGTGAGGTAAGAGATGAATCCAATTTTGAGTTCTATGCTCAGAGAGAAGAAAGTGGCCTTGGATCTTCAAGATTTAGCATTGGCAGGAGCTTTATGTTGTGGTCACAGAGTGGTACGAGAGGATGCGAATTACCGGCACGACGAAGTGTCGATTCGGATCAATTCAAGAAAAGGTTCCACAGATTCAACCACAGGGTTGATGGTTATTCTGATGTTATTTTCAAGAATCGTTGGAGCAACGTGAGCTCTTCCGACCTCCTATTGTTGAATTCGGAGTTTCTTAAAGATGCATCAAGTGCAAGATTTATGAGTGACAACTCCATGGAAGTTGAGGAAATTCAGAAGGAAAATGATCAGATGATGAGTACTATCAACCAAACAGCTGGACACAGTTTCTTGAAATTTCCAGGCGTTCCTACAACCTCTGATTCGTCGAAGAATCTAGAGTTCGGATCAAACTGTCCCTATCACATTGACAAGAGATCCATGTCCGAGATACTAGTCCATCCGAGATTCACAGAGTTTGAGGATAATACAGATTCATTTCTTGTCGAAAATAGCGAGTCTGAAAGAATAAGGAGGCTTTGGATTCCGATTGCAAGGAAGACAGTGCAGTGGTTTACAAGTAGAGAATCCAATCCTCAGGGCCAGCAAATCTATGATTACTACAAACATGAAACAACATAG